The Mucilaginibacter sp. PAMB04168 genome contains the following window.
CCCATATACAAACCACACCTGCCAGTGCCAATATGGTAAACGAAAATGTTATTTGATGCCTTACCATATATAATATGGACAGCAGGCTTGTTGCGACGCCAATGAGCAGTAAAATGATGCTTTTAATACGCCTGGACCGGAGCTGAGCGCTGGTAAGGGGTATTTGCTTAACAGGTCCTTTCCGGTGCACCTGGTTTTTTACCTGCGCAATTTTTCTGAATCCGGGCGATTGCTTTTCAAAGTCACCGGCGTATCCGGTTAAACTATATTTTACATCGCCTTCGAAGTTACCACTGATGGGTTTGACGTTTTTTTGCTCTATACAGCTTAGCTGCATCATAAGCGTGTCGATAAATTTCTCTATCCCTGAAAAATCAGCTAAAGCAATAATATCAAGCTCCAAATCGTCGCCGGGTTTAAGGTGCTGGGTAAGGTAAGTTATAAAGTCGCTAAACAATTCGGCCACATGCGGAAAGGAGCTGTGAATAAATGGAACGGCCGCTTGCGCATTTTTTATGGCCTGTGTGCCCGGCACTTTAATATGGGTAGCTCCGGGATGAGCATCCATGTACTGCTCATAAGCAGCTTCATCTTCCCAAGCCTTGGCGGCTTTTTCCATTTCGGGAACTTTCGCTTGCAGATCTGACTTCCTGATAAGCGTGAGCCAGAAAAACGGAATCATGTTTTTGATTTCGGCCAGTACTTCGCGATGGCCGTTGGTTGACCGAAAAAGGTAAGTGCGTTGACTCATGACAAAAGCTTCAGCTATAGCATTATAACGGGAAAGCCCGAGCTTTGTTCAGTCACTTAGTTGTGCGTGCTGTTGTGAATGGAATAGGTATAGGAGGATTGTTGCGGTGATAACGCCGACCACAAGCCTGAAAAGGTTAGCAACGATCTAAGTATCCTTTATTTTTTTTATAAATGTCCCATATAATTTTATTTTTCAATGGTAGCGTTGTTGCCTTGTGCTGATAAAGGTTTACGTCGTAAAGCTTATTTAGTCAGCCTACTGTATCAACGAACTTATACAAGGCTGGTCTTACTTTTGCGATTGATATAGAATGACAATAAGCGTATTTTTTGAAGAAAAGTTCGTAGTACTTTTTAGCGATCGGGGGTGTAGCTTTGTGAAATAAGAACAATCAGGTAATCCAAGCTTTTATTATTCATTATATCTATATTATTTAATTAGAGGTAACGCGGCATGATGGTTAGCACTTAGACTACTTCTGTAAATGTAACATATATGAATTTACAAAATCTTCTATATCCTCTTTTGATCTTTCAAAATTAGGACACAATTCAGGATGAGATTGAATATAGCTCCATTTGTCTTGAATGTTTAACAGGTCAGCTTTACTAAACTCAAAAGCTTGTTCATCAAGAATAATAGCTACGCTAACCTTGACCTCATAGTCGCCGTAAAAAAGTAAATCAAATATATCCAAAAGCCTAGTAGAGCAATCTAGGGCTAGTAAAGCAAAAACGAGTGTCCCGTTTCTATTAATGTTTTCTTGTTTTTTAATCGTTGTAAGTAATGGCTCAAGCGCACGATTATCACCAATATCATGTAAACCAATAGCAGCACGGTTAAAAATAAGGGGATTAGGATGGTCCAAAAGCGTAATTAAATAATCAAGAGCAGTTTTTTTATCCAGCCTTATAAAACTGTCAATAGCATTGCTGCCTTGTTCTATATCATCTGATAATATTTTGGCTTTTAAAAGATCGATTGGATCGTTCTGAAGCATAATGAAAAAAGCTTTTTACAACTCAATAAATGGTCTTTTCAGCATGAATAAGACTGTAAAAGCAAACTTAAACAAAAAAAGCCGGTCTCTCAACCGGCTTTCTCTTTTATGGTGTTGTCTTTCTCGAATCCTGCATCGGGTTGCCGCCGGTGCTGGCGCCCCGTATGGTATTTTGCTGTTTAAACAGCTCAAACCGGGTTGGGGTATATTGTTGCGGCCAACTGTTGTTGCCTTCGTTTATGTCGGCGGTTTCGCGGTAAGGGTCTAACCGTATGCTTTTTACCTCTTTGGTTTTGGCAAACACTTTAGTTACGTTCAGCTCATTGTGGCGCCAAATATAAGCCGATATTTTTTCAAGCTCTTTGCTGCCGTCGGCATAAGTCCACTCAATAAACAGTGGCATAGGCAGGCCGCCCTTGTTGCTAAAGCTTAGTTCGTAAAAATAGTTTTGGCTATCATACAGCTTGCGTTCTTCGGGGCTTAAGGCATTATACATGGCCTTGTAGCTTTGCTCGGTCATAGGTGTGGCGGCAAAGCGGTCCCACTTACTGTAAAAATCCTGAAGGGCAGTGTCGGCCTCTACGGCAAAACGGGTGCCGGCAGCTTTGTTACGAGTGGTGCTAATGTTGGTTAGGTTACGGTCAAACTGGGCACGGTCGTAATTGCCTTCTACCTGCGGGTTTTTGGTGTTGAGGCGGTAGTATTTCACACTGTCTATAGAAATATCAACCGGATTGGTTCCATAGAACCAGCCGCGCCAAAACCAGTCCAGATCCACGGCCGAGGCATCTTCCATGGTACGGAAAAAGTCCGACGGGGTAGGGTGGTGAAAAGCCCAGCGCTTGGCGTAAGTTTTAAATGCATAGTCGAACAGTTCGCGGCCCATCACCGTTTCGCGCAGCACGTTCAACGCAGTAGCAGGTTTAGCGTAGGCATTTGGTCCAAAGCGCTGTATGTTCTCCGAGTTGGTCATGATAGGCTCCAGCTCGTTTTTAGGCAGTTTCATGTAATCTACAATCTTGTACGCCGGACCACGGTTAGACGGGAAAGTAGGATCCCATTCCTGCTCGGTTAAGTACTGGCAAAAAGTGTTCAAGCCTTCATCCATCCAGGTCCACTGGCGCTCGTCGGAGTTCACGATCATCGGGAAGAAGTTATGACCCACTTCGTGAATAATTACGCCAATCATACCATTCTTGGTAGCCTCGCTATAAGTGCCATCCTTTTCGGCACGGCCGTAATTAAAGCAAATCATGGGGTACTCCATACCGTTGCTGGCCTCAACTGATGTTGCACAAGGATAGGGGTAAGGAATGGTGTATTTTGAGTAGGTTTTCACTGTATGCGCCACTACCTTGGTGCTGTAACGGCGGTAAAGTGGATAAGCCTCAGGCCCGTAAACCGACATAGCCATTACCTTGCGGCCGCCATCAATTTGGGTAGCCATAGCATCCCACACCACCCGGCGCGACGATACCCATGCAAAATCGCGTACGTTTTCGGCATGCCAGTTCCACACCTTGCGTGCAGTGGCATGGCCTTTTAAAGCGTTGCGGGCTTCTGCTAATGTTACCACCTCAACTGGTTCTTTATAAGAGGTTTGTGCCTGCTGCCAGCGTTTGTACTGGGCTGCGCTCAATACCGCGCTGTAGTTAGAGCACTGGCCGGTAGCATCTACCACGTGGTCGGCTGGTACGTTAATGGCTACTTTAAAATCGCCAAAGGTTAACGCAAACTCGCCACGGCCGGTAAACTGCTTGTTTTGCCAGCCCTGAAAATCGCTATACACAGCCATGCGGGGGTACCACTGCGCCATCGTGTACAGGTAGTTCTTATCCTCGGGGAAGTACTCGTAACCACCGCGGCCACCAATGGTTAGGCGGTCGGATATGTTGTACCACCAGGCAATCTTAAATGTAAATTTTGCGCCCGGTGCCAAAGTTTGCGGCAGCTCAATACGCATCATGGTTTGGTTAATGGTGTATTTAAGCGGATTGCCGGCGGCATCTTTAGCGCTCACAATATGGTTACCCAAATCGAGGTTGTGGCCCATAATGCTTTGCAACTGGCGCAGGCTCATTTTATCCTGCATACGGCTCTCGTCAAACTTGGCGCTTTCGGCATCTTTTTTATGCTCATTCTCGTCAAGCTGTAACCAAAGGTAAGTTAACGGGTCGGGCGAATTATTATAATAAGTAATAGTTTCGGTACCGTCCAGGCGCTGCTTCTCATCATCCAGCTTAGCTACAATATCATAGTCAGCTTTCTGTTGCCAGTATTTGGGTCCTGGTGCGCCCGATGCCGAGCGGTACATATTAGGGTCGGCCAGGTAGGTGCTGCCTAACTGTTCGAACTTATTGCCGTGGTTTGACCCCGGGTTGTTTTGAATTTGCTGGGCTTGTGTTGCAGCGGAAAGCAAGAGCGAGCCAGCTAGTAAGTAGTAAAATTTTTTCATCGAAAATGAATAAGAGCATAGCGCTCAATGCACATAATTAACGCTATGCCAAATATAGCAGATGACAGGAATAATGTCCATTCGCGCCGCTGAATTTTAGCGATATTGAGTAAAATAAATGATACGATTAGGATGCAGAGTACAATGAGCACCTGCCCAAACTCTAGCCCTACATTAAAGGCCAGTAATTGGGCCGTAATATTGGTATTGCTTCCTAACAGGCTTTTTAAATAGTTTGAAAAGCCTAATCCGTGTATAAGGCCAAAAAACAATGCCAGTATGTAAGACAGCCGCACGGTGGTGTTTGATCGCTTCTTTTTAATGATATTAATTAAGCTGGTGATAACAATGGTAACCGGTATCAAAAACTCAATAAGCGAGGTGTTAACATGTATAATGTTCAGTGCACTAAGGGCCAGGGTAATGGAATGGCCTATGGTAAAGGCGGTAACTAAAACAAGCACTTTACGCCAGTCGGACAGTAAATAAGTACCGCAGAGGACCATCACAAACAGGATATGATCGTATCCCTGCCAGTCGCAGATGTGCTGCCAGCCCAGCTCAAAATATAAAGAGAAATCGCGCATCGGCTCAAAATAAAAATTACCGATAATAATAACTTAATTTGTGCAAAAAGCGAATAACTTTATACGAAGATGTTACAATGCCTGATAGTTGCTTTCCTGAACGTTTTCCACCCGTTTTATGTAAGCGTTACCGAAATAAATCATAATGCTAAAACGCAGTCGATCGAAATTAGCTGCCGCATGTTTTATGATGATTTGGAGCATGTGCTTGAGAAACAATACCGTACGCAACTGGATATTGTAAAGCCTAAAAACAAAGAACAGCTTAAGCAGATGCTGAACGATTATATTCATAAACATTTGATCGTTAAAGTGGACGGCAAGGTGCTTAACCCCGCCTTTTTAGGATACGAAATTCAGGAAGATGGCGCCTGGAGTTACCTGGAGGTAAAAGGCATTAGCAAGGCTCAAAAAATTGAAGTGCACGATGACCTTTTATATACCGAACATGACGAGCAAATAAACATGCTGCACGTTATTGTTAAAGGCGAGCGCAAAAGCACCAAGCTGGATAACCCAAATGCAAATGCCAATTTTAGCTTTAACTAAACAACCGACCAATTATAAACCTGTTATGATAAACCGTTACTTTAAAATGTTAACAGCAATAATCTTGCTGTTTACCAGTGCCACCGTTGGCCATGCGCAAACCGGCCGTAAGGTTGAAAATTTTAACACCGGCTGGACCTTTCATTTAGGTGATGCCGGCGGTGCTGAGCAAGCCAGTTTTAAAGATGAGCAATGGCGTAAGTTAAACCTGCCCCACGACTGGAGCATTGAAGGAACCTTTAGCAAAGATAATCCTGCCACACCCGAGGGCGGCGCATTGCCGGGCGGCATTGGCTGGTACCGCAAAACATTTATCGTGCCGCAAACACTGCAAGGCAAGCAGGTATATATTGATTTTGATGGAGTTTACCAAAAAAGCACCGTTTGGATCAACGGGCATCAGCTGGGTTTCAGGCCTAATGGTTATATCTCCTTTAGGTATGATTTAACGCCTTATCTGAACTTTGGCGGGCAGCAGAATGTAATTGCCGTAAAAGTTGATAACAGCGTACAGCCTAACTCGCGCTGGTACAGTGGGTCGGGTATTTACCGTAATGTTTGGCTGGTAAGTACTGGCAAAATAGCTATCAATCATTGGGGTACTTATGTAGTTACGCCACAAGTGAGTGCTGCAAAAGCTACCATTAAATTTGCGGTGAGTCTTAAAAATTCCACAGGCGCTAAACAAAGTATAGAGATCAAAACACGTGTTTTAGATGCAGCTGGTGCAACTGTTGCTGCTTTTGGCACAACTGGTTATCAGCTAAACGACACTGCCGGTACGCATGTACAAGATGTAGTCCTTAACAATCCGCGTTTGTGGTCAACAACTAACCCTTACTTGTACAAAGCGGTTACCCAAATAATGCATAACAAACAGGTAGTTGATACTTACACTACACCGCTGGGCATCCGTTATTTTAGCTTTGATAAAGATAAAGGCTTCTTCCTGAACGGTAAGAATATGAAGCTGCTGGGCGTGTGTAACCACCATGATCTGGGCAGCCTTGGTGCCGCTGTTAATATGCGTGCGTTAGAGCGCCAGCTGGAGATATTGAAAAGCATGGGTGTTAATGCTATCCGTACTTCGCACAATCCGCCTGCACCTGAGCTGTTAGACCTGTGCGACCGCATGGGCTTTTTGGTAATGGACGAAGCATTTGACGTATGGCGCAAGGAGAAGGCAAAATATGACTACCATTTATATTTCGACGAGTGGCATACCCGCGACCTGGCCGATCAGTTATTGCGCGACCGTAACCATCCCAGCATTATTATGTGGAGCGTAGGCAACGAGATACGCGAGCAGGCAGATAGCACCGGGATAGCTATAGCGCATGACTTGGCACGTACCGTACGCCAATATGATGTTACCCGGCCAATTGTTACGGCTAACGACAGGCCGTCGAGCGGAAACTTCATCGTAAAATCGGGCGAGTTTGAACTGGTAGGTTATAACTATCACCACCGCGAGTATGAAAAGTTTCATGAGACTTTCCCTGGCAAGATATTTATTGGTACCGAAACTACATCGGCGCTGGAAACCCGTGGCGTGTATGATATGCCGTCAGACAGTATACGTCGCTGGCCAAATAATAAGGATAGCCAGAACGGGGTAGGGACGATGAACGAAGATTTTACCGTATCGGCTTATGATAACGTTTCGGCGCGATGGGGCTCTACACATGAGGAAACCTGGAAGCTGATTAAAAAACATGATTATCTGAACAGCATGTTCATCTGGACAGGCTTTGATTACCTGGGCGAGCCTACGCCTTACAGTTGGCCGGCACGCAGCTCTTATTTTGGTGTGATAGATCTGGCCGGATTTCCTAAAGATATTTTTTACATGTACCAGGCCGAGTGGACCAGTAAGCCGGTACTGCACATTTTTCCGCATTGGAACTGGAAACCGGGCAAAACGGTTGACGTGTGGTCCTATTATAATAACGCCGATGAGGTGGAACTGTATCTGAACGGCAAATCATTAGGCATCCGCAAAAAAACAGGTGATGATTTGCATGTAATGTGGCGTGTGCAATACCAGGCTGGCACGCTCAAAGCGGTATCGCGTAAAAATGGCAAAGTAGTGTTAACCCGCACCATTAATACTGCCGGCGCTCCGGCTCGTATAGAGCTGGTGGCCGATCGCAAACAAATAAAGGCAGACGGGCAGGACCTTTCTTTTGTGACAGTACGCATATTGGATGCTGCCGGTAACGTGGTACCCGACGCCACCAATCAGGTTAATTTTAACCTGCAGGGTAAAGGCTTTATAGCCGGCGTTGATAACGGCGACCCTCTAAGTCATGACCCGTTTAAGGCAAATTATCGCAAGGCATTTCATGGTTTGGCGCTGGCCATAATTCAATCAGCTGGTAAGCAGGCGGGTACAATAACACTTACTGCAACGGCTGATGGATTGCCCGCGGCCAAATTAATATTACAGGCTAAATAAGTATTGTTTACAAAAGCTTATTACAATGAGATTTAACTCAAAGCGTGATATATGGATAAGCATAGTGGTGTGGGGCGCTATAGCTTTGCTGGCATCCAGTGGCGTAGAGATTATGCAGCACGGCGGCGCCGAGCAGTGGTTTGTGTTATTAGTTGCGCTTATAGCAGGTATGCTGCTATGGATGTGGCTGGGTACTTATTATGTTATTGAAGACAAGGAACTGCGATACCGGTCGGGCCCGATAAATGGCGTTATCGATATTGGCAGCATTCACACTGTTATTATCAGTAAGTCTCAGTATGTAGGCCTTAAGCCGGCGCTGGCAGCAAAAGGATGTATCATCAAATACAATAAGTTTGAGGATATTTATATATCCCCTAAAGACAAAGATTTATTTGTAGACGAATTGCTTAAAGTTAACCCAGCAATTGAAGTGGTAAAGGATAGTCAGGCAATAAAGGCAAACCATCCCGGCAATTAACCTGTTTTATTTGCTCTCAAGCCGTAGGTATTCGTCATCCTTTTTTTCAGGGATTACCTCTTCGCTATTCTGGATAATGGTTTTGATAACGTCGTCAAGCTCCTTAACAGAAATATCGAGGTATTCGAACAGTTGTTTGTCGGGGTGGTCTTGGCTGCTTTGCAGCACCAGGTCTGTTAAGCCTAAAATGCGGGCTAAAGGGGCTCTAACTACATGCGATTGCATGTGCGATATTTCTCTAAGCTTAGCGTTTTGCTTTTCAATGGCCTGGGTATATTCTAATTGCGCAGTGATATTACGTGCCATAACCAGCCTGGCTTTTTTGCCCTTAAACGGAATATTGCTGCATCTTACTTCGGCGTAAAACAAGTCGCCGTTTTTATGCCGGTGCACGGTATTCACTAACGAAATGGTTTTGCGTTTTGATGATCTGTCTAAAAATGCGGTCAAATCATTAAGTTTTTCCTCAGGGCGGAGTTCCTTGATAGACATGCTTAAAAATTCCTCGCGCGAGTAGCCGTATCTTCTGATAGCCGCATCGTTTACTTGCAGCAACTGCAAGGTTTCGGTGTCAAATATCCACATGGGCGATGGATTCTGCTGAAAAAGACTCTTGTAATGCGCTTCCGACTCTTTTAATACTTCATTGCGTTGTATCTTTTCGGCCATTTCTGTTTGCAGCTCATTCATCAAGCGGGCCTCTTGTATAAAGGTTTTTTTTACCCCCCGTATAATATGGCTGATTTGCACCACCACAGCCACATTCAAAAACATAAAGTTAAGTGCGTAAACGATCCAGAACGGCAAGGTGTACTTAACACTTAGGGGCGAATTGAATAGTTTGAAATAAATGATACATGCAAAGCTTATATAAAGACAAGCGTTAACAGCAATGGTACGATAAGCAATTCGGGATGAAAATTGAAGCGTAATGTAAACGCTTAAGGCCAAAAAGTAGATAGCACCGATACCAAATGATCCTAGTATGGTAGTTAAACATATAGCAACCGCGTACAGTACTACGGCTACAAAGGCCTTTTTAAAAGCCAGTTTAAAACGGTTGCTCAGCGTTATAAAAGATATGGAAGTAACGGCCAATCCGTCAATAAGCGGTATAAATAGATGCCCTTGCAGGTATGCAGCAATCATACTCGGAACCACAGCAAGTAAGCTTAGCGGAAGCGAAAAGACAATGAGATTTACAAAAAGGCGTTCCTGCCAGTAGCTTATGTCTTTAGTTTGATATA
Protein-coding sequences here:
- a CDS encoding HEAT repeat domain-containing protein, yielding MLQNDPIDLLKAKILSDDIEQGSNAIDSFIRLDKKTALDYLITLLDHPNPLIFNRAAIGLHDIGDNRALEPLLTTIKKQENINRNGTLVFALLALDCSTRLLDIFDLLFYGDYEVKVSVAIILDEQAFEFSKADLLNIQDKWSYIQSHPELCPNFERSKEDIEDFVNSYMLHLQK
- a CDS encoding HupE/UreJ family protein, producing the protein MRDFSLYFELGWQHICDWQGYDHILFVMVLCGTYLLSDWRKVLVLVTAFTIGHSITLALSALNIIHVNTSLIEFLIPVTIVITSLINIIKKKRSNTTVRLSYILALFFGLIHGLGFSNYLKSLLGSNTNITAQLLAFNVGLEFGQVLIVLCILIVSFILLNIAKIQRREWTLFLSSAIFGIALIMCIERYALIHFR
- a CDS encoding M1 family metallopeptidase, which translates into the protein MKKFYYLLAGSLLLSAATQAQQIQNNPGSNHGNKFEQLGSTYLADPNMYRSASGAPGPKYWQQKADYDIVAKLDDEKQRLDGTETITYYNNSPDPLTYLWLQLDENEHKKDAESAKFDESRMQDKMSLRQLQSIMGHNLDLGNHIVSAKDAAGNPLKYTINQTMMRIELPQTLAPGAKFTFKIAWWYNISDRLTIGGRGGYEYFPEDKNYLYTMAQWYPRMAVYSDFQGWQNKQFTGRGEFALTFGDFKVAINVPADHVVDATGQCSNYSAVLSAAQYKRWQQAQTSYKEPVEVVTLAEARNALKGHATARKVWNWHAENVRDFAWVSSRRVVWDAMATQIDGGRKVMAMSVYGPEAYPLYRRYSTKVVAHTVKTYSKYTIPYPYPCATSVEASNGMEYPMICFNYGRAEKDGTYSEATKNGMIGVIIHEVGHNFFPMIVNSDERQWTWMDEGLNTFCQYLTEQEWDPTFPSNRGPAYKIVDYMKLPKNELEPIMTNSENIQRFGPNAYAKPATALNVLRETVMGRELFDYAFKTYAKRWAFHHPTPSDFFRTMEDASAVDLDWFWRGWFYGTNPVDISIDSVKYYRLNTKNPQVEGNYDRAQFDRNLTNISTTRNKAAGTRFAVEADTALQDFYSKWDRFAATPMTEQSYKAMYNALSPEERKLYDSQNYFYELSFSNKGGLPMPLFIEWTYADGSKELEKISAYIWRHNELNVTKVFAKTKEVKSIRLDPYRETADINEGNNSWPQQYTPTRFELFKQQNTIRGASTGGNPMQDSRKTTP
- a CDS encoding PAS domain S-box protein, yielding MKTKARNFSNPLEGAWYQYKLFVDRAITGMPVYQTKDISYWQERLFVNLIVFSLPLSLLAVVPSMIAAYLQGHLFIPLIDGLAVTSISFITLSNRFKLAFKKAFVAVVLYAVAICLTTILGSFGIGAIYFLALSVYITLQFSSRIAYRTIAVNACLYISFACIIYFKLFNSPLSVKYTLPFWIVYALNFMFLNVAVVVQISHIIRGVKKTFIQEARLMNELQTEMAEKIQRNEVLKESEAHYKSLFQQNPSPMWIFDTETLQLLQVNDAAIRRYGYSREEFLSMSIKELRPEEKLNDLTAFLDRSSKRKTISLVNTVHRHKNGDLFYAEVRCSNIPFKGKKARLVMARNITAQLEYTQAIEKQNAKLREISHMQSHVVRAPLARILGLTDLVLQSSQDHPDKQLFEYLDISVKELDDVIKTIIQNSEEVIPEKKDDEYLRLESK
- the galB gene encoding beta-galactosidase GalB, with product MLTAIILLFTSATVGHAQTGRKVENFNTGWTFHLGDAGGAEQASFKDEQWRKLNLPHDWSIEGTFSKDNPATPEGGALPGGIGWYRKTFIVPQTLQGKQVYIDFDGVYQKSTVWINGHQLGFRPNGYISFRYDLTPYLNFGGQQNVIAVKVDNSVQPNSRWYSGSGIYRNVWLVSTGKIAINHWGTYVVTPQVSAAKATIKFAVSLKNSTGAKQSIEIKTRVLDAAGATVAAFGTTGYQLNDTAGTHVQDVVLNNPRLWSTTNPYLYKAVTQIMHNKQVVDTYTTPLGIRYFSFDKDKGFFLNGKNMKLLGVCNHHDLGSLGAAVNMRALERQLEILKSMGVNAIRTSHNPPAPELLDLCDRMGFLVMDEAFDVWRKEKAKYDYHLYFDEWHTRDLADQLLRDRNHPSIIMWSVGNEIREQADSTGIAIAHDLARTVRQYDVTRPIVTANDRPSSGNFIVKSGEFELVGYNYHHREYEKFHETFPGKIFIGTETTSALETRGVYDMPSDSIRRWPNNKDSQNGVGTMNEDFTVSAYDNVSARWGSTHEETWKLIKKHDYLNSMFIWTGFDYLGEPTPYSWPARSSYFGVIDLAGFPKDIFYMYQAEWTSKPVLHIFPHWNWKPGKTVDVWSYYNNADEVELYLNGKSLGIRKKTGDDLHVMWRVQYQAGTLKAVSRKNGKVVLTRTINTAGAPARIELVADRKQIKADGQDLSFVTVRILDAAGNVVPDATNQVNFNLQGKGFIAGVDNGDPLSHDPFKANYRKAFHGLALAIIQSAGKQAGTITLTATADGLPAAKLILQAK
- a CDS encoding PH domain-containing protein; translation: MRFNSKRDIWISIVVWGAIALLASSGVEIMQHGGAEQWFVLLVALIAGMLLWMWLGTYYVIEDKELRYRSGPINGVIDIGSIHTVIISKSQYVGLKPALAAKGCIIKYNKFEDIYISPKDKDLFVDELLKVNPAIEVVKDSQAIKANHPGN
- a CDS encoding DUF6702 family protein, which encodes MLQCLIVAFLNVFHPFYVSVTEINHNAKTQSIEISCRMFYDDLEHVLEKQYRTQLDIVKPKNKEQLKQMLNDYIHKHLIVKVDGKVLNPAFLGYEIQEDGAWSYLEVKGISKAQKIEVHDDLLYTEHDEQINMLHVIVKGERKSTKLDNPNANANFSFN